The DNA window ATCTGCTCACACAAAAGCCCTGCTGAAGGAACTCCTTTTACCGGGTCTGTTTTACCGCTGATTTTACCTGGTATCTTAGCCATGTTCTTTTTAACACCCATTTTTTTGTCACATGGTCACTCTATACATTGTCATTCCTTTTTAACTGCTGCTATTTAACTCATTTTTGATTTCAAGTCTTCTGCTGCACCGGCAGGGAGGAGgatgttttattttatccttgTTTAAATAACCATTTTCACAAACACCTGTGAACGCCATGCCATTTCCAACCGTAGACTACATGCGGAGCCGCTGATAATGCTGAAAGTGATAGCAATTTCTCAgcatattctttttttaatgatctCTGTCCTTGTTGGTTGTTTGTTTTAGCCATCAAACTTGCCAGTGGTGCAGGTTGAGTAGGAGATGTCTGCTTTCCTGAGCCTCTTTGTTTTTAGATTCATCATATTTACATGGTCACATCGTAGCACTTTAGGGCTGAGTGAGCAACACCACCTGTTTTAAAGCAGTTCTCCCTTCAAATGGTGCAATTTTATCCCCGTTGAGCCAAGTCGAGACACAACGCTCTTTGTGTTGCTCTTGTACGTGTTGTACGCTGATGAGAAACCTCTGTTATTTTGCCAGAAGTGCACTCTGCTGAATGGCCGCAAACAGACTGTTGACTTTGTTTATCTTCGGTTTGAAATAGCAAGTCCTCATCGTCAAGATTGGAATATGTCTGAGCTGTGCAATGTGAGAAAATGCAAGAATGATTAATACAACATTTGTCTGAAATCCATTTATTTGTGCGTCTGTTTATTTAGTAGCATTATGTCTTATGAGTCAGTATTTTCAAAGTGCTAAAATCTGCTAAATTGCCTTCATAAAATGACCTGTTCTGAATTTAAAATAGTTTGCATCAGGGGTTTAAAAATTAATGgttgttttaacatttttgtaaagTTCACTAACTAATTTCCAGAGATTGTaatatgattgatcacggctggtcccCCATAAGTAATCATtgactagccaatcggatcattccAAACTCAACATAAATATTCTGCCAAACTTTACTCcctatctttgttttggaagacaACCACCCCCTCCCCAAGTTTAATTGTCCACTCTTGCCATCTTCTCGGCTGGTTTGCGTTCacaccatttttttcttttgaaccccggtacgcttgcgccatttagctgctgttgtgtgtactgctgttgctaggtgacgaaAACACGAAAGCAAAGCGTCAAAATAGAAAGTTGTTTGCACATCGTGgtcgttctgcttttactgaatcttttgatTTTGGTCATACAGACAGCGACacgcgtccatctgccgcaaaaatattataaacattcagaacataacgttatgtctgcagaagctgtttttggaggtgacaagcagacattatcgcTGTGATTGCCTTGGCTCAGTcctgcttgtcaccaaggtacagtaagtcacacacacacacacacattcagttgaaatcagaattattcgattagaattattgatttattttatcttatctaattattgaattattttatgtgaaagaacataacattttactagatatttttcaagatacttttatacagctttaagtgacatttaaaggtttatctaggtgcgcatcgatggattgcacttcagtgtttggactctcagtagtgattataaaaccacactgaactgagctaaactgaactgaacttaaactctaaaaactgaactacactgtttcaatttactatgatcttttatgtaaagctactttggcacaatctacattgtaaaattctatacaaataaaggtaaattgaattaaattgaattaattaggttaactaggcaggttagggtaacgaggcatgttattgtataacgatggtttgttctgtaggttatcgaaaaaatatataccttaaatggactaataattttgaccttaaaatggtgtttaaaaaattaaaaactgctttaattctagccgaaattttctcaagaagaaaaaaaatatgatcagacatactgtgaagatatccttgctctgttaaacatcatttggaaattgtttgaaaaaaaaaaaagaaaatttaaagagggggctaataattctgacttcaactgtacatacacaaATTAAAGTTATGAAAACTAAACGTTGTTGTTGGTGGTTTACTTCCGTTATTTATGCGTTCATACCACAAATGAACCATACAAGAGTTTGCACTaactgtaccccagaccacctcttccAGGTGGACTCGGGTACAGTTCATGGGTGTGCACCCGAGTTCaaaagacacgttcacactagctaaacgtaccggaCGCTGACATCAAACGAACCTGGCTGTGGACCAAAAgggctagtgtgaaagcacccttacatgCTCACTGACCAGGCTGGAACCTTAGGATtatctatctccgagctcagggttctctccagggacagcatgccaagccCGCTAACATCATCAAGCATTATGTAATTGTGAACTCATGAAAACAAAGATAGTTGCATAATTTTTTGGAGGGTTTATAATTAGcgtttttgtatttatgaaataaaataatgcaaaataatacttttttggtAGTTCTAGTGTAAATATACACTGGATCTATTTGcatttctgtgtctgtgtgtctaaatgttcaaatatttcaaatgtgtttctttacagtttgtatttttatttattatgattaagtTGTCTTTGTACCAGCAAtttgttttaattgtgttttaggtTCAAATATATTGTTTATGATTTGCAAAATATACTGAAATATCTTATAATACAATGGAGCATAATGTGGCTTCATAATCACAAGAAATGACAAATGATgcttaaaaaaatatcaatatgtaTCAATCCACAAAAACTGTTATTACCGTACGTGTTCACAGATTTGTCCAGAAGTACAAAAAAGGGGACTATTTAGACTTAAGACAAAGGTTGATTGTTACATGGGGCCGTTTATTAAACTTTGTACAACCAAAAAAGTTTAGGTGAATACAACACAGCTAGGGGTTTCTAGCTATGTGGATGTTTGATCCCAGGATGTTACAGGAGGAACAGCAAGATAAGAAGAAAAAGTGCTGGAAAAAGAAGACGACAGGAAAGAaaggaaggagaaaaaaaaagtaggacAAAAGGAAGCAGGGTGGAGTGtcttttggaaaagtcatgatgGCACGACtgcatgaacaaataaaaaaaagaaacacttttgGCAGTTTACTTCTGGGCAGGGATCATGTCATCGATGGACTCGCCCTTCTCCAGTTTCTTTTCCATTTCAACCATGAGTTTCACACCATCGACCACCAGCTGCACCTGCTGCACCTCAGAGGAGCCCAGACGGTCAGCGTTTGAGATGTCGAACACACCACCGACGGAGGCTGTGTCCACACCACCTGGATAAGAGAAGTAAGGAGAGTTGCTCAAACTAACGATCACAGTCTAACACTTAACAATTATACCTACAGTTAGAACAAATTCAAGCTCACCTGTGCCACGCTTCTGAAGACGCAGTCTGGTCAGGATCTCCTCAAATTTGGCATGTGTGCTGAGTTTGGGCAGCTTGACGTGGACACCACCGCGCAGACCGGTACCCAAGTTAGAGGGGCAGGTCAAGATGAAACCAAGATGCTCGTTCCACATGAAACCGTGGTTGTGCTTCTTGAAAACATCCTCAATCTGCAAGATGCAACAAGCTGTTTAACTTCTGGAGTTACCAAAAATGTTAAAGTACTGACTGAATTGGTGGTAAATAAAGGGATTTACCTTCTGCAGGCCAACGCAGAACCTCTTGAAGACCTCCTTCATGTTGCCACCCTTCTGCATAGAGATGACACGGAGGTGATCCTCCTCGTTCACCCACACAAGGAAGGTCTTGTTGTCGTTGTGCCAGATACCTCTACCGTCAGGCCAGTCACGGGccatgccagcagccaacagcaGGGGGGACACAGGCTTGTCAAACAGGAAGTGGTCAGCAATGAGCTGCTCCTGCTCCTTGTCAGTCATGTCCTTCAGTGGGTAGTACTTGCCCTTGAACTCACCATCCAGGCTGTTCAGAGCTGTGAGAGGACCATAGTGAATGTCAGTATCATCTTGCATGTTGTGTGGATATCGAGACAACATAAGGCTGATACATACCCTCAATGGACAGCTTCTCCACAGCTCTGCGCTCACCACGGCTGTTGTGAGGAGGCAGGGTGAATCCCTTGATGCTGCGGCCGGTACGTACGCGGCTGCTCAGAACGTAGTTGGGGTCAAGATCATCACCACCCTGTGCACAGGTAGACATCAGCCAGTGTAGAGCAAAACAGCTGTCATTGTACAGAACTTTAGCATACCTTCAGGTTCTCCCAGTTCAGATCAGTAAGATGCTTGTCGGTGGGCTTATAGCCACCATGACGGTCAGAAATGACGGGGTCGAACAACTCCTTGAAGGCTTCATAGGACTCCTCATCCCCAGCCACACAGCCGACAGTCATGATGAAGGGGTGACCTTGTATTAGAAACAAAGAGCAGTACTTCATATATCATTGCTTGAGCTATCTTAAGAGACTTGTATGGGAGATTGTAATCAAGTGTTCTGGGGCCTAATGGTGAGAGATGGACTTGTGATCCCAAGGTCGCAGGTTCAAGTCTTGGGACCAGCAATGATTGTAGGTGAGCAAAGTGAATATCCAGCACTCTCACCACCCTCAAAACCATGGCTAAGGTGATTCCCTAAGGTGAACAGCTATTTACCAGCCCACAGTCATGTCTACTGTTCATGTGTGtgagtcactttggataaaattGTCTGTTAAATGCTTAAATGTAGTGCTTACCAGGGTTGTCCACACCAGTCTGGATGCAGTCATCAAGGGTGAATCCACTGGGGGTTGACTTGCTCCTGAGCTTGTTGTAGATGTCCTTGGTGAGGACCTTGGACATATGGTTGTTGTGCTGGGAGAGGTCAGGAAACTCCTCATCCACAGCAAACTTCATCTTGTAATCGTTGTTGCAGTTCTTAGTCATGATTGCACTTTTCCGGCAATCTACCAAAAGACAAAGGAAGGCAAGTTAGGACAGGATCTAGAGAAAAGTCTGAAAGTCTTTCTGGCAAGGCCATTTTCAGACTGGACAACCAGGAATATTGTCCTAGGCCTACCAAGGTCCTTTATGGTGTAGCCTAAACTTTTGAGGAAAGAAGGGGAACCAACTGCAccgttcttttttatttttatgacaacCAATCGTTGTTAGTCAGGAATAAGCAGCAATAGTGTCCAGAATAAGATGCCAGACAAGGTTAGTACATACGATATTTTGTCCCAAGTAAACTTCAGTCTCTTAGTAACAGAACATGTTCCCCTGTCTATGCGGCACCTCATATTTCTACATGGAGTGGTTGCTGCATTGCTTGCATGCTTATATGCATCAGACAGCAGATGATATTTTTAGCGTAGCTGCCAAACTCACTCCTGTCACTTACAGCAAACAGCATATTGACCTCTCTCATTTCTGCAGGGGTGGAGTTTCCACAATCGCCCCATAGTTAGTTTTAAATCCACATCaattttgcttttatgaaaattACTATTTAAATAATTGAGGTGTAATATCTTTTTTCAGGAGTAATAAACAGCTTTGTGCATACAGTTCCAGAGAAAAATAATCCAATGTCTGAGGCCTTATAAATAGTCTTATAGTCTGTAAAATTCATTAGCCGTAAATCCTATCACACATGACATGACCTTGCACCGAAGCAGGTGTCAAGCCTCCTACCAAAGATGACAAATCTACTTTAGACTGCACTCTTAGATTTCTCATGcattataactttaaaaaaaaaaaaaaaaaaatcagacaaggaCAGTCTACATATCTAGCATGaattaagcagtttttaatatttattaatgataaatatATACTCTAGAAAATAAGATAAACCACAAGAGTTCAGGCTTGTATGATGTTTTCAATCATTAACACAATTATAGTGTGACTAAATTGAGTGGGGAATACGTAGGTTCAACCAAACTGAAACTCCTATAGAAAATGTCCTTTTTGCTGAAGAATTTCATGTTTCATCAAGTACCCCTTATTACCACCCTTGTAAAATCTCTTGAGTTTACCTGTATGGGAGAAAAGGTAACAGTCCTTGGGATCAGATCCTGTTCACCAAGCCAATGTAGGGGTTGCCCAACTTTGCAAGACGTCAGACCTTGGTTTATATACTTCAATGTTTGCTGCCCATTGGTTGTCCCGCTCCTGCATGCTTGAACTTCATTGGATAGCTGCACTTCTTGATGGGGGTTTCAGGTTCTAAAAGGAAAGAAGCTACATCACAACACCCGAGAAGGGGAGACAGCTGTCCCCACCCCACGGTAACCTATTCCTCTGTG is part of the Danio rerio strain Tuebingen ecotype United States chromosome 15, GRCz12tu, whole genome shotgun sequence genome and encodes:
- the ckmb gene encoding creatine kinase, muscle b (The RefSeq protein has 1 substitution compared to this genomic sequence), giving the protein MTKNCNNDYKMKFAVDEEFPDLSQHNNHMSKVLTKDIYNKLRSKSTPSGFTLDDCIQTGVDNPGHPFIMTVGCVAGDEESYEAFKELFDPVISDRHGGYKPTDKHLTDLNWENLKGGDDLDPNYVLSSRVRTGRSIKGFTLPPHNSRGERRAVEKLSIEALNSLDGEFKGKYYPLKDMTDKEQEQLIADHFLFDKPVSPLLLAAGMARDWSDGRGIWHNDNKTFLVWVNEEDHLRVISMQKGGNMKEVFKRFCVGLQKIEDVFKKHNHGFMWNEHLGFILTCPSNLGTGLRGGVHVKLPKLSTHAKFEEILTRLRLQKRGTGGVDTASVGGVFDISNADRLGSSEVQQVQLVVDGVKLMVEMEKKLEKGESIDDMIPAQK
- the ckmb gene encoding creatine kinase, muscle b isoform X1, with amino-acid sequence MTKNCNNDYKMKFAVDEEFPDLSQHNNHMSKVLTKDIYNKLRSKSTPSGFTLDDCIQTGVDNPGHPFIMTVGCVAGDEESYEAFKELFDPVISDRHGGYKPTDKHLTDLNWENLKGGDDLDPNYVLSSRVRTGRSIKGFTLPPHNSRGERRAVEKLSIEALNSLDGEFKGKYYPLKDMTDKEQEQLIADHFLFDKPVSPLLLAAGMARDWPDGRGIWHNDNKTFLVWVNEEDHLRVISMQKGGNMKEVFKRFCVGLQKIEDVFKKHNHGFMWNEHLGFILTCPSNLGTGLRGGVHVKLPKLSTHAKFEEILTRLRLQKRGTGGVDTASVGGVFDISNADRLGSSEVQQVQLVVDGVKLMVEMEKKLEKGESIDDMIPAQK